The Nocardia arthritidis genome has a window encoding:
- a CDS encoding thiopeptide-type bacteriocin biosynthesis protein, which produces MTTDQVWRSLHVHRYSGQDEFLVDGLAPVLAGLRSSGGISQSFFLRYWQGGHHVRVRFRVAAADADAVTAEAATKLAAYLAEFPDSTSFDVDEFRAAQPTMAALENEDVAEVQPPDTVRYAEYTPEYEKYGGRRGVALAEEYFTSSSDIVLAALATISGDSAKRLGIGFSTMLRGMCAAGLSTAEMAEFFRHYCLLWSPYTFEQFLGVWPQLLQQRRCALATHVAAVLAAPERLDDDPFHRAIGTAWRGLDDDIRAAIELAGPAATRARREQVLLAAFLHTHNNRLGLIPEHESFLGFLGHHVLSEVAGVTAEPELLRAVREHRASRLSN; this is translated from the coding sequence ATGACAACTGATCAGGTGTGGCGCAGCCTGCACGTGCACCGATACAGCGGGCAGGACGAATTTCTGGTCGACGGCCTGGCTCCGGTGCTCGCCGGTCTGCGCTCGTCCGGTGGGATTTCGCAATCCTTCTTTCTGCGCTACTGGCAGGGCGGCCACCATGTCCGGGTGCGTTTCCGGGTCGCCGCGGCGGATGCGGACGCGGTGACGGCGGAGGCGGCGACGAAGCTGGCGGCGTATCTCGCGGAGTTTCCGGACAGCACGAGCTTCGATGTGGACGAGTTCCGCGCCGCACAGCCGACGATGGCGGCACTCGAGAACGAGGATGTCGCGGAGGTGCAGCCACCCGACACCGTCCGGTACGCCGAATACACGCCGGAGTACGAGAAATACGGCGGCCGTCGCGGCGTCGCCTTGGCGGAGGAGTACTTCACCAGCAGCAGCGATATCGTATTGGCCGCGCTGGCAACGATTTCCGGTGATTCGGCCAAGCGGCTCGGCATCGGATTCTCGACAATGCTGCGCGGCATGTGCGCGGCCGGGCTGAGCACCGCCGAGATGGCGGAATTCTTCAGGCACTACTGCCTGCTCTGGTCGCCGTACACCTTCGAACAATTCCTCGGCGTCTGGCCGCAGCTGTTGCAGCAGCGCCGCTGCGCGTTGGCGACCCATGTGGCCGCGGTGCTGGCCGCGCCGGAACGCCTGGACGACGATCCGTTCCACCGCGCCATCGGCACCGCGTGGCGCGGGCTCGACGACGATATCCGCGCGGCGATCGAGCTGGCCGGTCCGGCGGCTACCCGCGCCAGGCGCGAGCAGGTTCTGCTCGCGGCCTTTCTGCACACCCACAACAACCGGCTCGGACTGATTCCCGAACACGAATCCTTCCTCGGATTCCTCGGTCATCACGTGCTGAGCGAGGTGGCCGGCGTGACCGCGGAACCGGAATTGCTGCGGGCGGTGCGCGAGCACCGAGCGAGTCGATTGAGCAACTGA
- a CDS encoding cytochrome P450 — MEVTATIDGLRWDSTRNRLKVLRPDLADAVLRDRHIVAGIEREGATSPTRYPGEDEVPSISGFFQLWYTVNSNYTRFNTELRKVFTVRTTAEFADMFTELAAAQAAKMPAEGDLVTEFLSPYLMHSTFAMIGVPESDWPNLSKVSKLVIHLFKQQLLGETEHSPEIVRAHETVMRYLKSLTDRLLRGDRSSPFLDAARALAEDSAGTWPIAALIGQLLMAGIEPMIVGASITCREIWSDKQLLANARSDIFDIGEIAEEAMRVQPPFGNIFRFVVERCECLGMVLEPGTVVAIDISAVHLAQQPAAQPVRGCPVRPNAVLTFGKGMHYCLGANSARLQISTGLRELLTRRPELCVDPAAARIDTFNNLKEVRALPYTSQP, encoded by the coding sequence GTGGAAGTCACGGCGACAATTGACGGCCTGCGGTGGGACAGCACGCGAAACCGGCTGAAGGTATTGCGACCGGATCTGGCCGACGCGGTATTGCGCGATCGGCATATCGTCGCCGGTATCGAACGCGAGGGAGCCACCTCGCCGACCCGGTATCCGGGCGAGGACGAGGTGCCATCGATCTCCGGATTCTTCCAGCTCTGGTACACCGTCAATTCGAACTACACGCGGTTCAACACGGAGTTGCGCAAGGTGTTCACCGTGCGGACCACGGCGGAGTTCGCGGATATGTTCACAGAGCTCGCGGCCGCCCAAGCCGCGAAGATGCCCGCGGAGGGCGATCTGGTGACCGAATTCCTGTCCCCGTATCTGATGCACAGTACGTTCGCCATGATCGGTGTGCCCGAATCGGACTGGCCGAATCTGAGCAAGGTGTCCAAGCTGGTCATCCACCTGTTCAAACAGCAGCTGCTGGGGGAGACCGAGCATTCACCGGAAATAGTTCGCGCGCACGAAACGGTGATGCGCTATTTGAAGTCGTTGACCGACCGCTTGCTCCGCGGCGATCGGTCCAGCCCTTTTCTCGATGCGGCGCGCGCCTTGGCCGAAGACTCGGCGGGCACCTGGCCGATCGCGGCGTTGATCGGGCAATTGCTGATGGCCGGTATAGAACCGATGATCGTCGGTGCGAGCATAACCTGTCGTGAAATATGGTCCGATAAGCAATTGCTGGCGAATGCGCGTTCCGATATATTCGATATCGGCGAGATCGCCGAGGAGGCGATGCGGGTGCAGCCGCCTTTCGGCAATATATTCCGCTTCGTCGTCGAGCGCTGCGAATGCCTCGGTATGGTGCTGGAGCCGGGCACCGTAGTGGCGATCGACATTTCGGCCGTGCACCTCGCGCAGCAACCGGCGGCGCAGCCGGTCCGCGGGTGTCCGGTGCGCCCGAATGCCGTGCTGACCTTCGGCAAGGGCATGCATTACTGCCTCGGCGCGAATAGCGCGCGGTTGCAGATAAGTACCGGACTTCGCGAACTGCTCACGCGGCGACCGGAATTATGCGTCGACCCGGCGGCGGCGCGGATAGACACATTCAACAATCTCAAGGAAGTCCGGGCCCTGCCCTACACCTCGCAGCCGTAG
- a CDS encoding VOC family protein encodes MNYVNHASHERAPEGVGFDDIPDMPNFGILLVSDIDKSLEWYVDGLGFWVEKQLTGPDGQLAVLHLRRAQYRDMLLRPAREPLSGPLGRGMRLSFTVNAETEQSMREIAERLAKLPQGTVNGPLLTPWNTVDVEATDPDGYIVVLTTVADRARSWAELKDQVAAGDQPVRIDR; translated from the coding sequence ATGAATTATGTGAACCACGCCAGCCACGAGCGGGCGCCGGAGGGTGTCGGTTTCGACGACATCCCCGATATGCCGAATTTCGGAATTCTGCTGGTGAGCGATATCGATAAATCACTGGAATGGTATGTGGACGGGCTCGGCTTCTGGGTGGAGAAGCAATTGACTGGTCCGGACGGCCAACTCGCCGTTTTGCATCTGCGGCGCGCGCAATACCGGGATATGCTGCTGCGCCCGGCGCGTGAACCGCTGTCGGGCCCACTCGGCCGCGGCATGCGGCTCAGCTTCACGGTGAATGCCGAGACCGAGCAGTCGATGCGGGAAATCGCCGAGCGATTGGCGAAACTGCCGCAGGGCACCGTGAACGGCCCGCTATTGACGCCCTGGAATACCGTCGATGTCGAGGCAACCGATCCGGACGGATATATCGTCGTGCTCACCACTGTTGCCGACAGGGCCCGCAGCTGGGCCGAGCTCAAGGATCAGGTCGCCGCGGGCGATCAGCCGGTTCGGATCGACCGATGA
- a CDS encoding lantibiotic dehydratase — protein MTTPDPRFSPYVLFRRGTLGLSELADLVPARAWDLLRRADEIDIDASTAQLEDELHQAIPTLSPEHRRAVLKLRRDVHNGRPISAAAPLEPLPTACRDLLIEWNRAAEQRRALLAQADATYRSELEQARTTLAKVALHEDFQRGLQLSGEDVYREVMAFAADPFDTGRKPSRTRRMESTITSFAYRVVFKPSPFGSFTEIGAHDWTAKSASGQRLSQVRLSVGLLAWMAHQLRLIDGADRVLRVRLNNSLSCAGDRAVFIRRPLEGADDGFTPDKVISARNTDLITLLRKVLGDGQVPERELRETLVEGGLSAEQARQTIDGLVKVGLCYRGIGLPDQATRTAEQLAARLREAGTAQAVACAEIFEELQGIEDRFAQSSPQARTELLGGLRACVGRFVDICQCSPPAKEAMRAAVYEDVGTRATAAGWRGELVGANADYLELYQRLVPVLDDATIEKMGLYAFYVRRYGEDGPPVPVAELFRAFDELSPQEASAVMCGLGDPAAARVIELRSEFFALLRDRVAEAGAADAVRLDPERLREFVRALPDTVPAWRSTAYRIQLDDDLLVVNGVTTGHGVFFSRYCGLLESGAEQWNLADELRTHIAATTPRQTDITAVLGLNFNMHPRLCPLELVYPGSVADPDGPRPLTIADLLVRADPRTRRLELISAVDGARIDLAPLNFLYPAAAPMLYRFLCVFAPTRTYRGGLWDQIDRHQSVGQPFRPRLMLGDLVLDRRSWRFPVSELPALAGLERQDLSALVEFDAWRQAAGLPRTTFFRVLAPRRTPDSERNLLEETRQWAIEARSARLHKPHYLDTHNPFLMYVLAKQARANDGGTVLFQECLPGAERYAESGNPDSAEEFFVEFTLSGGGNDN, from the coding sequence ATGACAACGCCAGACCCACGATTCAGCCCGTATGTGCTGTTCCGGCGCGGCACGCTCGGCCTGTCCGAACTCGCGGATCTGGTTCCGGCGCGCGCATGGGACCTGCTCCGGCGGGCGGATGAAATCGATATCGACGCCAGTACCGCACAGCTGGAAGATGAGTTGCACCAAGCGATTCCGACACTTTCGCCGGAACACCGGCGCGCGGTGCTGAAGCTGCGCCGCGATGTGCACAACGGCAGGCCTATATCGGCGGCCGCGCCGCTCGAGCCGCTGCCCACCGCCTGCCGGGATCTGCTGATCGAGTGGAATCGCGCGGCGGAACAACGGCGGGCACTGCTGGCGCAGGCCGATGCCACCTACCGATCGGAGCTGGAGCAGGCACGCACGACGTTGGCGAAAGTGGCGCTGCACGAGGACTTCCAGCGCGGTCTGCAGCTGTCGGGTGAGGATGTGTATCGCGAGGTGATGGCCTTCGCCGCCGACCCGTTCGATACCGGACGCAAACCGAGCCGGACGCGGCGCATGGAAAGCACCATCACCAGCTTCGCCTACCGGGTGGTGTTCAAACCGTCCCCGTTCGGCTCGTTCACCGAAATCGGGGCGCACGATTGGACGGCGAAATCGGCGTCGGGACAACGTCTCTCGCAAGTCCGGCTCAGCGTCGGCCTGCTGGCCTGGATGGCGCATCAGCTGCGCCTGATCGACGGTGCGGACCGGGTGCTGCGGGTGCGGCTCAACAACTCGCTGTCCTGCGCGGGCGACCGGGCCGTATTCATCAGGCGTCCGCTGGAGGGCGCCGATGACGGTTTCACGCCGGACAAGGTGATCAGCGCGCGGAACACCGATCTGATTACGCTGCTGCGCAAGGTGCTCGGTGACGGTCAAGTGCCGGAACGCGAATTGCGCGAGACGTTGGTCGAGGGCGGATTGTCGGCGGAACAGGCCCGGCAGACCATCGACGGATTGGTGAAAGTCGGCCTCTGCTACCGCGGTATCGGATTGCCTGATCAGGCCACTCGAACCGCGGAACAGCTCGCCGCGCGGCTGCGCGAGGCCGGTACCGCACAGGCCGTCGCGTGCGCCGAAATATTCGAGGAACTACAGGGAATCGAGGACCGATTCGCGCAATCCTCGCCGCAGGCCCGCACCGAACTGCTCGGCGGGCTGCGGGCTTGCGTGGGGCGATTCGTCGATATCTGCCAGTGCAGTCCGCCCGCCAAGGAGGCGATGCGCGCGGCGGTATACGAGGATGTCGGCACCCGTGCGACGGCCGCGGGCTGGCGGGGCGAACTGGTCGGCGCGAACGCCGATTATCTGGAGTTGTACCAGCGGCTGGTTCCGGTCCTCGACGACGCGACGATCGAGAAAATGGGGCTGTACGCGTTCTATGTGCGACGTTATGGCGAGGACGGCCCACCCGTTCCGGTCGCGGAGCTTTTCCGGGCATTCGACGAACTGTCGCCGCAGGAGGCGAGCGCGGTGATGTGCGGACTCGGCGACCCGGCCGCAGCGCGGGTCATCGAATTGCGTTCGGAATTCTTCGCGCTGCTGCGAGATCGGGTCGCGGAGGCGGGCGCCGCCGATGCGGTGCGCCTGGACCCGGAGCGGCTGCGTGAATTCGTGCGCGCGCTGCCCGATACGGTGCCCGCCTGGCGTTCGACGGCCTACCGGATACAGCTGGACGACGACCTGCTGGTGGTGAACGGTGTCACCACCGGACACGGAGTGTTCTTCTCGCGGTACTGCGGTCTGCTCGAATCCGGTGCGGAGCAATGGAATCTGGCCGACGAACTCCGTACGCACATCGCCGCGACGACACCGCGGCAGACCGATATCACCGCGGTGCTCGGCCTCAATTTCAATATGCATCCGCGGCTTTGCCCGCTGGAGCTGGTGTATCCGGGTTCGGTGGCCGACCCGGATGGGCCGCGGCCGTTGACCATCGCCGATCTCCTGGTGCGCGCCGACCCGCGTACGCGCAGGCTCGAATTGATATCCGCCGTGGATGGCGCTCGAATCGACCTGGCCCCGTTGAACTTTCTGTATCCGGCCGCCGCGCCGATGCTGTACCGGTTCCTGTGCGTATTCGCGCCGACCCGGACCTATCGGGGTGGGCTGTGGGATCAGATCGACCGTCACCAGTCGGTGGGTCAGCCGTTCAGGCCGCGCTTGATGCTGGGTGATCTGGTGCTCGATCGACGGTCCTGGCGTTTCCCGGTAAGCGAATTGCCCGCACTCGCCGGGCTGGAGCGGCAGGATCTGTCGGCGCTGGTGGAATTCGACGCGTGGCGGCAGGCGGCCGGGCTGCCGCGAACGACCTTTTTCCGCGTGCTCGCGCCCCGCCGGACACCCGATTCGGAACGCAACCTGCTCGAGGAAACCCGGCAGTGGGCGATCGAGGCGCGCAGCGCGCGGCTGCACAAGCCGCACTACCTGGATACGCACAACCCATTCCTGATGTACGTGCTGGCCAAGCAGGCCCGCGCGAACGATGGCGGCACGGTGCTGTTCCAGGAATGTCTGCCCGGCGCCGAACGGTATGCCGAATCCGGGAATCCCGACAGCGCCGAGGAATTCTTCGTCGAGTTCACCCTATCCGGAGGCGGCAATGACAACTGA
- a CDS encoding class I SAM-dependent methyltransferase, which translates to MNPPAKSSKLVNRAYNFAYKVGFSPWDLGPPMPELVDLIEGPDALRPGRALDLGCGAGSKSVYLAQHGWSVTGVDIAEEALKQARRKAADNGVDIEFVQCDLVDIPPDALRGRYDFLLDFGCSHSLRDEAKPRYAEGIARFAEPGATLYLYAFTKGPLSVRPEEIDTGFAPFWELVSATPGSIRRTPDAGPMWYRMIRRS; encoded by the coding sequence ATGAACCCGCCAGCGAAATCATCGAAGTTGGTGAACCGCGCCTACAACTTCGCGTACAAGGTCGGCTTTTCGCCGTGGGATCTCGGTCCGCCCATGCCCGAACTGGTCGATTTGATCGAGGGGCCGGATGCGCTGCGGCCCGGCCGGGCGCTGGATCTCGGATGTGGCGCCGGATCGAAATCGGTCTATCTCGCCCAGCACGGCTGGTCGGTGACCGGTGTGGATATCGCGGAGGAGGCGCTCAAACAGGCTCGGCGCAAAGCGGCGGACAACGGTGTGGATATCGAATTCGTCCAGTGCGACCTGGTGGACATTCCGCCGGACGCGCTGCGCGGCCGATACGACTTCCTACTCGATTTCGGCTGTTCGCACAGCCTGCGCGACGAGGCGAAACCGCGTTACGCCGAGGGCATCGCGCGATTCGCCGAGCCCGGCGCGACGCTGTACCTGTACGCGTTCACCAAGGGGCCGCTCAGCGTGCGTCCGGAGGAAATAGACACCGGTTTCGCGCCGTTCTGGGAGCTGGTGTCGGCGACACCCGGCAGCATTCGGCGCACACCGGACGCCGGACCCATGTGGTACCGGATGATTCGCAGGTCTTGA
- a CDS encoding cytochrome P450 encodes MVAPQISTSSEPLELTGPALIADPYPEYARLRADGGVHYSRRWDCWFVSRYDLCLEIFNNTATFDAVGQPFLRMLQAAVRGGAVSWRVPHAPQVNPADAARRSAGRRTTGRALASGFVDTLWPDFERECAAAAAELGKTADPVDLIRDYAAPLTTRLLAGLLAVSAADFPLFQAWTESGYATGEQDGQVRLAREIRRLFARQAVDRMTSPADDFVGYLAAHPGEIPGRGGVGAHLEFVLGTGLMISLVTHQGLVFSFGTLMNALLREPDSYRAVRADRSLIAGAVEEGLRYDTSTQALGRLARTDAEIGGVTIPAGALVVCLTGSANRDERQWADAGRFDIHRDPRAAARHLGFGVGATSCLGALISRRALGHLLGALVEHVAAPASLAGARPYGEFMTRGYLTLPFRSGI; translated from the coding sequence GTGGTCGCGCCGCAGATTTCCACCAGCAGCGAGCCGCTGGAGCTCACCGGGCCCGCGCTCATCGCCGATCCGTATCCCGAATACGCCCGGCTGCGCGCCGATGGCGGGGTGCATTATTCGCGGCGATGGGACTGCTGGTTCGTCAGCAGATATGACCTGTGCCTCGAAATATTCAACAACACAGCGACTTTCGATGCGGTCGGGCAGCCGTTCCTGCGTATGCTGCAGGCGGCGGTGCGCGGCGGCGCGGTGTCGTGGCGGGTTCCGCATGCGCCGCAGGTGAATCCGGCGGACGCGGCGCGGCGTTCGGCGGGTCGCCGTACCACCGGACGGGCGCTGGCCTCCGGCTTCGTCGATACGCTTTGGCCGGATTTCGAACGCGAATGTGCCGCCGCCGCAGCGGAACTCGGAAAGACGGCCGACCCGGTGGATCTCATCCGAGATTATGCGGCGCCGTTGACGACTCGGCTGCTCGCCGGTCTGCTCGCCGTATCGGCCGCCGACTTTCCGCTGTTCCAGGCGTGGACGGAATCCGGATACGCGACCGGCGAGCAGGACGGGCAGGTGCGCCTGGCGCGCGAGATCCGCCGCCTGTTCGCGCGACAGGCGGTGGACCGGATGACCTCGCCGGCCGACGATTTCGTCGGATACCTCGCCGCGCACCCCGGCGAAATTCCGGGCCGCGGCGGTGTCGGCGCGCACCTCGAATTCGTGCTCGGCACGGGATTGATGATCTCGCTGGTCACCCATCAGGGTCTGGTGTTCAGCTTCGGCACGCTGATGAATGCCCTGCTGCGCGAACCGGATTCGTATCGTGCGGTGCGCGCGGACCGCTCGTTGATCGCCGGTGCGGTCGAGGAGGGGCTGCGCTACGACACCTCGACCCAGGCACTCGGGAGGCTGGCCAGGACCGACGCCGAGATCGGCGGGGTGACGATTCCGGCGGGCGCGCTCGTGGTGTGCCTGACCGGATCGGCCAATCGGGACGAGCGGCAGTGGGCGGACGCGGGGCGGTTCGACATCCACCGAGATCCGCGAGCGGCCGCCCGCCATCTCGGCTTCGGTGTCGGCGCCACCTCGTGTCTGGGTGCGTTGATCTCCCGGCGGGCGCTCGGCCATCTGCTCGGC